A region of the Pricia mediterranea genome:
ACCCCTCTTTCATAAATAATATTAACCTAAAACAATAAATTATGTTACGTTGGACAGTTATTTTCGTGATTTTAGCCATTGTAGCCGCAGTCTTCGGATTCGGTGGTATTGCTGAAGGAGCTGCAAGTATTGCCAAAATCCTATTTTTTATATTTTTGGTCCTCTTCGTGATTTCTTTGATCATGGGAAGAAAAAAACTCTAATAACCTTTAAACACTGTTAAAATGAAAAAGTCGATTTATTTATTCTTAGTACTCTTTGCATTAACCTCTTCGGTAACTGTATTAAATAGTTGCCGTGAGAAAACAACGAGTGAAAAAGTAGAAGATTCACTGGATGAAGCCGGTGACGATGTCGAAGATGCTGTCGATGATACAGGCGACGCTATTGAAGATGCCGTGGACGATAACTAATTTTAGGTTAGGTCTTCCCATTAATTTTTGATGAAAAGGGAAGTTTCAACTACAGCTTCAGATTAACGGACTTTTTCTTAGGAAAATGTCCGTTTTTTTGTTTAACTTTTAGACGTAAAAATAATTTCCCTTTAATCGGGAAGTCAAACCTCAAGAAGGAAGGAATGAAAGAATATGCCAAGCACGAAAGAGACCTGATCCGGAAATACGAAAACGACGGGTTTACCCACGGCTTTCGGTACGAGTCGGGCAAACTTATCGATACGAGGACGAAAATTACCTACGGACCACAAGATGTCAAACATATCAATGATCATCGGTATGAAGGCATGAGCAATCCATCCGATCTATCCATTTTGTATGTTATGGAAATGGGCGATGGAACCAAGGGCACGTTTTTAATGGCGTACGGTCCGAACGCGGATTTGGACACAGCCGATTTTTTTAAGGCTATCCCAGAAGAAAATTTCAGGAAGAAATGACTCGCAAGATGGAAATCATTTCCACCTTCCTTCTTCCTATATCCAGTGCGTGATCTAAATCTCAGCATCTTTGGATAACTTGGTTTTTCGAGAATAAATTTATCGCATTTATTTCTATTTTTGCGCGTTTAATCGCATGGTCCACCAACCCGATTGACATGGTACAATTTCGGATGCATTACAACCCCACTGAAGTATGTCGTTTACTTGTGACGGAACATTTAAATGTCTTGGGGATATCTTTTAGCTTTGACGGATCCGGAGAACTGACCGTTCATAGTGCCCTTTCCGAAAGACAACTTCTGATGGTGGCCGAGGCCCTTAAAACGTACGGCATTACCCTATCGGACAAAGAGGATGGGAATATCGTTAAGGCCGTAAAACATGCCATTGAAACACTGATTAAGACGCCCGACATGCGAACGGAAAAGATATCCGTTTATCTCTCCGAAAAATTGGGTTATTCGTATTCTTATTTATCTAATCGTTTTTCCGAGGAAACCCATTCGTCCATCGAGAATTTTATTATCTTGCGGAGAATTGAGTACGCTAAAAGATTAATGCTCGAAGACGGGATGAGCCTAACAGAAGTTGCCCGTAGGCTCGATTATAGTAGTGTCGCCCACTTGTCGGGCCAATTCAAAAAAATCACGGGCCTCACCCCAACTGCTTTTTTACGTATTATCGAGAAGAGAAATAAAGTCCGTACAACCTAATTAATGTTTACCGAGAGACCCAAAATGAGCACCACCCCCCTGAAAATTGTGCTGGTAGACGACGATGAAGACGATAGATTGTTCTTTGCCGACGCATTGCAAGAGATAGATATCGCCACCGAACTGACGGAATTTCACAACGGCCAAGAATTACTCGATTGCCTGCATGCAAGTGATACTGCTGCTTACCCTCACCTGATTTTCCTCGACTTAAATATGCCCGTGATGGACGGTTTTGAATGCTTGCGAGAAATCAGAAAGAACCCTGAACTCAAAGATTTAGTGGTAGCCATCTACTCCACCTCATCTTCCGAGAAAGACATCGAGGAAACCTTTGTTCATGGAGCCAACATTTATATCAATAAACCTAACCGGTTCGAAGAGCTTAAAAAGACGATTGGTCAAGTGGTAAGACGCAATTGGCATTATCACGAAAATGAGACGGATAAAGCCAATTTTCTGTTTCGAATTTAAGAGCCCATTTTACCGATACCTCCGGCCTATCCGTTAGCGCGGTGTTTCGGGCTTTCTTGTGATTTTACCGAGGTTCCGTCCAGCGTCCTAGCCTTGCTTTCCACAAATTCGATGTATCTTGCCAACATAATCTCAGGCTATGGCACTGTTCGATAATCTAAACAGGAAAAAGACGGGTATTCTCCCCTATCTTCTGCTCTTGATATTGGCCATCATTATCCTTTTCTTTATATCCTACACTTCGTTTAAGATGAATCGCGCGCTGCGCCAATCAACCGAACAGGTTTCCCGTACCCAAGAGATTATCAACGAGATCAATATGCTTTTCGGCAATTACACGGGGTCGGAATCGGCAGGAATCAAGTACCTTATCTCAAAAGACAGCAGTTATTTGTCGCCCATCATCGGCTATCACAACAAAAGCGACATGTCGTTGAAACGCCTGCGAAGACTGACCACCAACAATCCTGAGCAGCAAGAATTGCTGAATCGGGTGCCTCAACTTAGCGCCGAATTATTTCGAGAACTGAAAATTCTAGACTCAAAGGTTGCCGAGAAAATAACTGTCTCAGGAGCTTTGTCCAATAAGATACAGTCCATAGAGCAGCATCTAGATAGTCTCGAAAATATCAAGACCGAGATGATTGCCGAAGAATACGAACTGCTCAAACAGCGGAAAGCAGCCTACGAATCGCAGATGACCCTTACCCCAATCAATATTTTATACTTATCCCTTTTTACCCTGGGTAGCTTGATGTTCGCCTATTCGCGAATAAATTCCGACCGAAAAAAAATTGGAGCCACTCAGAATTTCCTTCAGAACATTTTAGAAAATACAGATAATGTAGTCCACTATCTTGTTCCCCTTCATGAGGCGGAGAAAGACGAGGCAATCGATTTTAAGGTTACCTATGTCAACTCCAAAATTGAGGCTATAACCGGTCGGTCCGCGTCGAATACCGTCAATAATAAACTATCCGACATTTATCCGTTTACCGTCGCCAAAGGTTTAATCGGGGTTTTGAACGATACCATGGAAAGGGGCCGACCCCAAAGCCGAGAAGTCGATTACGAAATCAACGGCGAAAGAATATGGTTTTTATCAACATTTGCCCCGACCCATGATGGTATTACGGTAACCTCGCGCGATATAACCGCTACCAAAGAAGCGGAACTCAATCTACATCAACTCAATAAAAGGCTTGAAAGCCAAAACCTGGAACTCGAGCGCACCGGATCTTTCCTACAAAACATGCTCAGTTCTTTGCAATATATTATAAGTTATTTTGAGGCCGTACGCGACGGGGATGGAAATATAAAGGACTTTAAGATTTCGTATATCAATGACAAAATTAAAGACCTTACAGGACGCTCCGCGGAGGAATCAACGGGCAAGCTTGCCTCTGAAGAATATCCTTTTTTATTGAATTACGGGGATTTTGAAACTTACATGAAAGTTATCGCTTCAGGGAAATCAAAAGAAGTCGAACGGGAATACCATCTGCCCAAGGGACATTTCTATTTTTGCAACGAAATTTTAAAGTTGGGCGATGGGGTCACCATCGTCTCGCAAGATATCACCCTGCGCAAAAAAGCCGAAAATAAACTGAATATCGCCAACGAGCGTTTGGCGCTTCAGAATATGGTACTTAACGATGCGGAGTACGTAGCCGGAGTAGGCAGTTTCAGCTATAATTTGAGTACCGAAACCTTAACGTACAGTGACAATTGTTTTCGATTACTGGGGATGGAGCCATCGGAGAAAATCCCCTCCCTAGATTTAATCACCTCCTTAATACATCCTGCCGATAGAAAACGCTTCGAAAAAAACGTTCGCAGTACGTTGAAGGAAAGAAAAACCGTTCGCATCGAATATCGTCTAAAGCTCCATGATGGTAAGCTGAAAAACATACTAATGCAGGGGCATTTTTTTGAAAAGAACGAAGAACCGTTCATGGTCGGAGTAATTCGAGACATTACCCAAGAAATTGCAAACGAAATCACCCTGCAGCGCCGCAATCGCGAACTCGAACGTACCAATGCGGAACTCGAATCGTTCAACCGGGTCGTTAGCCACGATTTACAAGAGCCGCTGCGCAAGATTCAGATGTTTATCAG
Encoded here:
- a CDS encoding DUF1328 domain-containing protein, encoding MLRWTVIFVILAIVAAVFGFGGIAEGAASIAKILFFIFLVLFVISLIMGRKKL
- a CDS encoding helix-turn-helix domain-containing protein, with protein sequence MVQFRMHYNPTEVCRLLVTEHLNVLGISFSFDGSGELTVHSALSERQLLMVAEALKTYGITLSDKEDGNIVKAVKHAIETLIKTPDMRTEKISVYLSEKLGYSYSYLSNRFSEETHSSIENFIILRRIEYAKRLMLEDGMSLTEVARRLDYSSVAHLSGQFKKITGLTPTAFLRIIEKRNKVRTT
- a CDS encoding response regulator, whose translation is MSTTPLKIVLVDDDEDDRLFFADALQEIDIATELTEFHNGQELLDCLHASDTAAYPHLIFLDLNMPVMDGFECLREIRKNPELKDLVVAIYSTSSSEKDIEETFVHGANIYINKPNRFEELKKTIGQVVRRNWHYHENETDKANFLFRI
- a CDS encoding ATP-binding protein, with protein sequence MALFDNLNRKKTGILPYLLLLILAIIILFFISYTSFKMNRALRQSTEQVSRTQEIINEINMLFGNYTGSESAGIKYLISKDSSYLSPIIGYHNKSDMSLKRLRRLTTNNPEQQELLNRVPQLSAELFRELKILDSKVAEKITVSGALSNKIQSIEQHLDSLENIKTEMIAEEYELLKQRKAAYESQMTLTPINILYLSLFTLGSLMFAYSRINSDRKKIGATQNFLQNILENTDNVVHYLVPLHEAEKDEAIDFKVTYVNSKIEAITGRSASNTVNNKLSDIYPFTVAKGLIGVLNDTMERGRPQSREVDYEINGERIWFLSTFAPTHDGITVTSRDITATKEAELNLHQLNKRLESQNLELERTGSFLQNMLSSLQYIISYFEAVRDGDGNIKDFKISYINDKIKDLTGRSAEESTGKLASEEYPFLLNYGDFETYMKVIASGKSKEVEREYHLPKGHFYFCNEILKLGDGVTIVSQDITLRKKAENKLNIANERLALQNMVLNDAEYVAGVGSFSYNLSTETLTYSDNCFRLLGMEPSEKIPSLDLITSLIHPADRKRFEKNVRSTLKERKTVRIEYRLKLHDGKLKNILMQGHFFEKNEEPFMVGVIRDITQEIANEITLQRRNRELERTNAELESFNRVVSHDLQEPLRKIQMFISRMSHTDLQGLSEKGKKYLKKVDQSANRMQLLIRNLLSYARLTEEVESHGPVDLNEVFEKVLDDLSEKIKETGAKIYIPDLPRINGIEFQLEQLFSNLLSNALKYKKHDSVPEITVSTEILPPRIMNEALNPSMSKYLLVTMTDNGIGFDSKQDVKVFQLFQRLHKKHAYEGTGLGLAICKKIVENHNGHIVAKSEPGKGTRMQVYFPYKKSKLMPSN